TCTTACCAGTGCCCTGCGGACACCGAGAATGGTGGGCCGGGGGCCCGGGGCATGGTGTGAGAGGCTGCCCTTCCTTCCACCTCTTGTTGACTCCAGGCTTGTGGCTACTGCTTGAGGGTGTAGCAGTTCTCCCTCCTCCTGGAGGAAAAACCAGTGTTGCCAGCTGCCCTGCTTCTGGGCCTTCCCTGGCATCTCTTCCAGGTGCCGCCCTGAGCCTACCGCATGCCGACGGGCCGCACCTTTCCTGTGCATTTCTGCCCTCCGCTCCTCCCTGTGGGCGCCTCGCCCAGCTCTGGTCCTTTCTCGCAGGCATTTGGACCCTGAGGAGGCCAGGCTGCTGTTTCCAGACAACAGTGCAGGAGCCTGTTTCCGGTGGgacagaggagggggctgggtggAGGCAGACGAAGCCACCTTGCGCTGTAGCCCCCTCTGGCCCCCTCTGCCCACCAGACCTCTCCTGGACGATGTCGGTTTCACCCTGCACCTTTGTGTGCACCGTCCCTGCTTCCTGGGCGAACCACCTGTGGGTGCCAGAAAACCCAGCCGGAACATGTCCTTTGGGAGTTTTTCCACTCTCGCCCCATCCCTGCCGATCCCCGCAGCATTTGCTGGACGGAACGCTCCTGCAGGCCCTGGGCCTTTCTGAGGCTTCTGTCTCCTCTCCCTCTGATGGGACCTGGCCTAGGAGACGCTGAGTTAGTTATCTGTTGAAGGAATTAGATGCATGTGCTGATGTCAGGAAGGCCGGTGTGCTGGAGGGGGCAGGCCCATGACCTCTCAGTGGCACTGCCCCTGGCCGCACTGATTGCTCAGTCATGGAACATCTGGGAATGTCTGAGGAGAGGCGTTTACATGTTGGCAGCCTTTTAGCCCCAGACGTCCCCCTGAAAGAGGCTGGTATCCCCCGGTAGAGCGATTCCTTGGTTTTGAGAAGGAAGGATGCTTTCCCAGGATGTGGGAAGTTTGAGGTGCAGCATTTAGATGGAGCCCCTGTCCTTGCTGTCAGCTCTCCCTGGTGGCCCAGGCCTGGTGGGCCATGGGGTACAGAGGTGGGCAGGGGACTGGTCACGGGTGGTGGAGTGAGTGGCACTGATCCAAGGGGCCCTGAGTGCCTGGGGTCTGGGAGTGAGTCCCGTGGGGCCCGAACGTGAGGGACCCAGGCAAGGCCGACCTCCTGGAGTTAGCACACGGGATCTCACGAGGTGGTGAGAGAACAGGCCGTCCACacgaggggtgggtggggaacaGCACAGCCGTTGGACCGGCGCGTCCCCGTGCCTGCGCATGCCAGGCTGGCTCAGGTGCTGGCCAGGTGGCCGTGCGGCAGTCTCTTTAATGGCATTCAGATTCTACGGTGGGTGAGTCAGGCATGCAGGTGTGGGTGCAGCGCAAGCAGAGTGAGTAAGGAGGGACCTGTGTCCATGTCAGTTAAGGCAACAGTCGGTTCTAGGAAAGTCAAGAATGCCGGGTAGTCTTGGAACCTGAGGCTGAGTAGATGGTGAGGGGTGCAGAAGTGGACGTGAGGGTCCTCTGAGCCAGACAACGGGCAGAAGGGAGCTGTCCACAAAGACTGGCGTCTGACGTTCCGAGGGGACCACACGCATCCGCCAGGTCGGCCTTGGGAGCCCACCTGGGTGGGCACGGCTGTCAGCCGGCCTGGAGGGTCCAGCTCTGACATGAAGCTGTGCTGACATCTCAAAAACCTTTCCCCCCAGGTGTTCAGAAGGCCGTCATCTCTTCCAGAGTTTAGGTGAGTCAGGGGCCTTCTCATGTCACAAACCTTAAGGTTTTCTAGATGAAGTGAAAAAGCGTGGTGATCTTTGCTAGGAAGACCCTGAGAACGAAATAGATTTCACTAGGgtacattttaattcatttaccaTTTCCAGGATTTCAGCAGGATAACAAGGTAGGGACGCAGGGAGAGTTGTGTGACAGGTCTTTTGGTGACTTGATAAATTAACACAGATTTTGAGAGAATCTTGAATTTCCCTGGTTGGAAGGGTATGAATCTAAAGATACTTTTGACTAAAGCCATCGTGATTTATCGCTAATGGAAGTAAAGCTGGGGTGGAACCAAGTGAAAGCAAAATCACGCTGTGTAGAGAGATCAGGTCACTGTGCGGGGTCCCAAAATAACCTGCAGCCTGCTTTCTGGTCAACAGAACGATGCAGCGTCCTTCGTAATTGTTACCCTAGCCCTTCTCTGTCCCTCCTGCATCCTCGGTGAGAAGGATTAAGCTACCCAGTCACTGAATGGCACCCGCCCCTCCTTTGAGCCTTCCAAGAAAGCACCCCCTTCACGCTCTCACCGAGCCCCCCATGCTTCCTCGCTGCCTTGGGTTGGAAATGCAGCTCTGACCACACGCGCACTCCTGCTTGTCTTTAGCCAGGGGGCATCGACCTATTCTCTATTGTGATTTCTCTTCGGCCTTGCTTTCAGACACTTAATACTAAGAGCACTGCTTTGCAGTTGGCAGAATATATTAAGTTAACTGCAGAGTCAGTGATGTTGGTACCTTCTTTCTGCCTTTGCTTGGCACTCTTTCCTACTCTCTTCCGGAAGTGGCgggtatttaaaaatcaaatgatgaTGGCTCGTCTCCTCATCAAGTCCTCCGTGATCGGGTTGTTTCTTGGGGCTCTTAGAAAAGTTGACGAACAGGACGGGTCTGCCTTGGCATGGCCGCCTGGGCTGTGCCCCCTGGAGGGGACCAGGCACCCGCTGGTGCCGCTCGCTGTATCTTAGACATGAAGAAAGGCTCACGCAGGCTGGACCTTGAGCCCAGGGCCGGAAGTTTTCCTTCTTGGCTCTTAGGCTGCTGAAACACTTGAGAATTGGAAGCATTTAGATCAGGTGGCCCGTGAGTGATAGCCCCAAACTCGGCTGCACAAGCACCCATTTCCAGCAGCCTTTGCAAGTGCGCTACAGCTCCCGTCCAAGGAGCCCTCTGCTGGAGGCTTCCTGTTTGGGGCAGATGGGCACCCCTGCCAGAATGGCTGgattaaaaagatggaaaaatagcAGGAATGtcagagaggatatggagaaattggaaccctcatgctttcctgctgggaatgtaaaacagaaaatagtttggcaattcctcaaaaagtgaACATCAGAttatataacccagcaattccattcctaggtatagtACCTGCCACCCCCAaatttgaaagcagggactcaaataaGTACGTGTACACATATGTTCACAACACCCAGAGGATAgaagcagcccaaatgtccatcaccagatggatggataaaccaAAGACGGTATCTCCATCTACCATaaatattattcacccataaaatggaatgaagtactgatcaTTGCTACGATgcagatgaaattttaaaacattatgctgaCTGAAAAAAGCCAGACCCCAAAGACCATgtactgcatgatttcatttacatgaaatgttcgaaagaggcaaatccacagagaaagcgcattagtggttgccaggggctgagggatcGGGGATGGGGAATAACCGCTAATGGGTGTGGGGtgtcttttggggtgatggaaatgttttaaaactagaTAAAGGTGGTGGTCTCACAATGTTGTGAGTGTcccaaatgccactgaattgttcacttttttttttttggtacctggagtttcctttattttttttatcttttgtttttataaatagatctttattggagtataattgctttacaatactgtgttagtttctgttgtacaccaaagtgaatcagccatatgcatacatatgtccccatatcccctccctcttgagcctccctcccaccctccctatcccacccctctaggtcatcgcaaagcacagagctgatctccctgtgctttgcggctgcttcccactagctaactattgtacattcggtagtgtatatatgtcagtgctactctcactttgccccagcttccctctcccaccccgtgtcctcaagtccattctctatgtctacctctttattcctaccatgcaactaggttcatcagtaccattttttttttttttttagattccatatatacgcattagaatacagtatttgtttttctctttctgacttacttcactctatgacagactttaggtccatccaccttactacaaatatctcaattttgtttctttttatggctaatattgcattgtatctatgtgccacatcttctttatccattcatctgtcgatggacactttggttgcttccatgtcctggctattataaatagggctgcaatgaacattgtggtacatgtctctttttgaatcatggttttctcagggtatatgcccagtagtgggattgctgggtcatatggtagttcgatttttagtgttttaaggaacctgcatactgttttccatagtggttgtatcaatttacattcccaccaacagtgcaggagggttcccttttccatcatttattgtttctaaattttttgttaatagccattctgaccagcatgaggtgatacctcattgtagttttgatttgcatttctctaataattagtgacgttgagcatcttttcatgtacctcttggccatctgtatgtcttccttggtgaaatgtctatttaggtcttccatccattttttaattggattgtttgtttttttgatattgagctccatgagctgtttgtatatttggagattaatcctttgtctgttgtttcatttgcaaatattttctcccattctgaaggttgtctttttgtcttgtttatggttttctttgctgtgtaaaagattttaagtttaattaagtccgatttgtttatttttgtttttatttctgtttctctaggaggtgggtcaaaaattatcttgctgtggtttatgtcaaagagtgtttttcctatgttttcctctaagagttttatagtgtctggccttacttttaggtctttaatccatttggagtttatttttgtgtatgatggtAGGGagtgtatttcattcttttatatgtagctgtccaactttccctgcaccacttattgaagaggctgtcttttctccattgtatgttcttgcctcctttgtcgtaaattaggtgcccatatgtgcgtgggtttatctctgggcattctgtcctgtaccattgatctatatttctgtttttgtgccagtaccatactgtcttgattactgtagctttgtggtatagtttgaagtcggggagcctgatccttccaactccatttttctttctcaatattgctttggctattcggggtcttttgtgtttccatacgaattgtaatggcattctaattctgtgaagaacgctattggtagtttgatagggattgcattgaatctgtagattgctttgggtagtatagtcattttcacaatattgattctttcaatccaagaacatggtatatttctccatctgtttatgtcatctttgatttctttcatcagtgttttatagttttctgagtacaaatcttttgcctctttaggcaggtttattccgatgtattttattctttttgttgagatggtaaatgggattgtttccctaatttctctttctgatttttcattgttggtatataggaatgccagagatttctgtgcattaattttgtatcttgcaaccttaccaaattcattgattatttctagtagttttctggtggcatctttaggattttctatgtatagtatcatgtcatctgcaaacagtgacagttttacttcttcttttccaatttatattccttttatttctttttcttctctgattgccgtggctagaacttccaaaactatgttggataagagtggagagagtggacatccttgtgttgttcctgatcttagaggaaatgctttcagtttttcatcattgagtttgatgcttgctgtgggtctgtcatatacggcctttattatgttgaggtaggttccctctatgcccattttctggagagtttttatcataaatgggtgttgaattttgtcaaaaaccttttctgcatctgttgagattatcatatggtttttattccttaatttgttaatgtggtatatcacattgattgatttgcatatattgaagaatctttgcatctctaggataaatcccacttaatcatagtgtatgatcgttttaatgtgttgttggattctgtttgctagtattttgttcaggacttttgcatctgtgttcatcagtgatattggcctataattttctttttttgtgatatcttttcctaattttggtatcagggtgaaggtggcttcatagaatgaatttgggagtgtttctccctctgcaatttttgggaagagtttgagaagggttaggtgttagctcttctctaaatgtttgttagggcttccctggtggcgcagtggttgagaatccgcctgccaatgcaggagacacggcttcgagccctggtctgggaagatcccacatgccatggagcaactaagcccgtgtgccacaactactgagcctgcgctcttagagcctgcaagccacaactactgaagcccgtgctcctagagcccgtgctccacaacaagagaagccaccagaatgagaagcccgcgcaccgcaacgaagagtagcccccgctcgccgcaactagagaaagcccacgggcagcaacaaagacccaacacagccaaaaataaataaattaattaataaattaaaaataaataaataaataaataaatgtttgatagaatttgcctctgaagccatctagtcctggacctttgtttgttggaagatttttaattacagtttcaatttcatttcttgtgataggtatattttttatcaaaaaatatttatattttttaggatatattttctaattcttcctggttcagtcttggaaaattgtacctttccaagaatttgtccatttcttcgtggttgtccattttattggcatatagttctttgtagtaatctcttataatcctttgtatttctgcagtatcaattgtgatttctcctttttcatttcaaagtttattgatttgtgtcctctccctttttttctgatgagtctggctaagggtttatcaattttgtttaccttctcaaagaaccagcttttagttttattgatctttgctattgttttctttgtttctatttcatttatttctcctctgatttttatgatttctttccttctactgactttgggttttctttgttcttctttctctagttgttttatgtgtagggttagattgtttatttgagatttttcttgtttcttgaggtgagattgaattgctatagacttctctcttagaactggttttgctgtgtcccatagattttgggtcgtcgtgttttcattgtcatttgttcctttgtatttttttatttcttctttgatttcttcagtgatctctcggttgtttagtagcgcactgtttagtctccatgtatttgtgttttttacaggttttttcctgtaattgatttccagtctcatagcgttgtggtcaggaaagatgcttgatacgatttcaattttcttaaattttctgaggcttgatttgtgacccaagatgtgatctatcctggagaatgttccatgtgcacttgagaagaaagtgtattctgccacttttgggtagaatgttctttaaatatcagttaaatctatctggtctattgtgtcatttaaagattgtgtttccttgtttattttctgtttggatgatctgtccattggtgtaagtgacgtgttaaagtcccccactattattgtgttactgttgatttctgctttcatggttgttagcatttgccttacgtattgtggtgctcctatgttgggtgcataaacatttataattgttatatcttcttcttggattgatcctttgatcattatgtagtgtccctccttatctcttgtaacagtctttattttaaagtctattttattggaTACGAGTAGTgcttctccagttttcttttgatttccatttgcaaggaatatccttttccatcccttcaccttCGGTCTGTATGTGTtgctaagtctgaagtgggtctcttgtagacagcatatagatgggtcttgtttttgtatccattcagccagtctgtatcttttggttggggcatctaatccatttacactcaaggttattatcgatatgtatgttgctattaccattttcttaattgttttgggtttgtttttgtagatctttttcttctctgtgtttcccacttagagaagtttctttagcatttgttgtaaagctggtttggtggtgctgaattctcttagcttttgcttgtctgaaaagcttttgatttcttcattgaatctgaatgagatccttgctgggtaatcttggttgtaggtttttctctttcatcactttaagtatatcctgccactcccttctggcctgcagagtttctttttttctttttttttttctttttaacaagaaTATAGTGCTTTACCATTTACAAATCTTTCACATACATTCCATTTgaccctcacaacaatcctgtgaggtaggcagcacagatattattcccatttaacagatgaggaaagtgaatcTCAGAGCAATTAACTGATGTGCCCAAGGTTCTACAATTAGTAAATAATTTGTATTCATATCAGTCTTTGGCCTAAAAATtcagcaccccacctcccctcatACTTGCCTACCTACTTCACAGGGataatgaagataaaatgaattCAAGGCTAGTAAAATACTTTGAGGGGAAAAAGGCACTATATAATTATACCCACAAACTATAATTTTCCATGATATATGGCTCATTCCCCTTCTTGTCCCAGCTTGTGCGTGAACCCAGAATTTTATATTGCCTCTGTTCTGTGTTCAGCTAAGCAACAAGTAAGGCAGGGGAACAGTGTGATTCTCTTTAAAGTTATATAGATTACAATCAGGATAACTGCTATTATAGCAAGTTGAAGAACAACACAGAAAGGCCAATGTGCAACTGGGACCCACGGAAGCACATAGCAAAGCAAGGCAACATTATCAGATAGGGCATGATTGCATAGAAGGAAACGTGGTGTCAGAGTTCACACTGGCACACACACAGTTATCTAAGGCAAAGTGGTGGCAAAGAAGAGTCATTTGTTCCACATTATATAAACAAGAGCAGAAGATTCATGAGACCCCATGCAACAGTATCTTATGTCACACAGATCTCTCCAGCTGcctacagaaaatataaacaacactgtcatcttcattttaaagaatgaCTGTACCTGTGTTCATATCCTGAACTAAACCAAGGAATAGCTCCATGCTAAACTTCCTCGGCTAAAATACAACCAGTACCATCATTCCTAGTCAGACTAATAAACAGAATGTCTTTTAAGGTAATGAATTAGATGGctgtgtttagattttttttcaggattCCCTTTTGATTCTCCTGCTTTTAAGACCCGAAGAAAGTTATATTGAGTTTTTATTGGTGATTCTAAGTATATGTGTTTATAACAGTTAAAGTGTGATAGGTGAATTTAACATATTAAAAGAGTGCTATAGCATCTGTTCGGAAAAGATTATATACTATACAAACTATTCAAGTCATACGAAACCATTTTTCAGTGTCTTTTCAACTGAGAAGAATCCTATTCAGCACGCTTCTCCTCCTGAGGTGGTTCATACTGAGCAaggtttgttttcagttttttattttcttctacaatagcttcatatttctctttcatttctgccaATTCTAGGCAAAGCAgctctatttctggattttctgggGTAGCAGCTCCTAAGTGATGCTTTAAAAAATCCAAAGCACTATTAGGTTTCTCTGGTTCTTCATACAAGGCTACCAAAACCTTGGTCAGCGTGTCCAGCACCCTCGACTTCTCCAAGTACCTCCGGAACTGCTCGCGCTTCGAGTCGGCGGCTTTGTAATGGGCCATAGTGACAGCGGCAGCAGTGTAGCTGGCGCTGGAGACCGTGGCGGGCGGGCTCGGAGCagcctggcctgcagagtttctgctgaaaaatcagctgataatgttatgggaattcctttgtatgctacttatttattttttaataaattaattttatttatttatttttgcctgcgttgggtctttgtcgctgcatgtgggctttctccagtagcggcgagcaggggctgctgttCGTTGTGgtctgcgggcttctcattgcggtggcttctctttttgtggagcgtgggctctaggtgcatgggcttcagtagttgtggcatgcgggctcagtagttgtggctcgtgggctctagagcgcaggctcagtagttgcggtgcatggtcttagttgctccgcggcatgtgggatcttcctgtaccagggcttgaacctgtgtcccctgcattggcaggcagattcttaaccactgcaccactagggaagtcctgatcTCACAGCTTTGGCCAACCATGATCACAGCCATCTGAGGGTGGGctgtgattattcccattttacaaacgaggaaactggggcacagagagttTTGGTTGCTTGCCCAAGACCATACAGCCAGCCAGGTGGAGCCAGGATCACAAAGGGAAAAACATGTCTAATAGCACATCTGCTCTGTAGGTGATATTTGCAGGgtgttgattttatttaaatatgtgtgATCATCCAGttttatagattattttttcaactcagacttttaaaaaatgaatatttagattGAAATCCtgttttttctacattttagttACATTAGCTTAGAAACTGTTTTCGAATAAAGAAATCCAGACTGTTGGTTGGCAGTTATGAGCAGGCCTCAGGCAGTGAGAGGAATTAGAATTGGGTTTTCCCACTTTGTGTTGACCATTAATTTCTACCACACTGAAACAACATTACATAGCTCTGATGTGTTGTAGCTGCATTTTGCAAGTAGGTCAATATTGATTACCTTGACCATATAATTATCGATGTTTATTTTCTATGATTATTACATTTTGATTTCCCTCCTAACTGGGTGTGAACTTTCCTTCTGCAGAGAATCCTGCCAGCTACAAGGACAGATGGGGAATAGCAAGAGCCACCCGGGGCAGAGTTTCTCCTCGCGGTTTCTTCCTGAGGAGCAGGCCGAGATTGACAGATTGTTTGATTCTCTGTCGTCAGAGGAACTCGGCTCCAGTACCTCGCCCAGATCCTTCTCTCTGCAGGCACTGAAGGCAAGAGTAACAGTCAGAAGTCCCTGTTTAGTTTGGAGAGGGGTCAGACCAAAATGGCTGTCTGTTCCTGTAGGACAGGTGTGGGAACACTGAGGGATGTGTCTTCTGGAAAGGGACAGATAGTAcctattttcagctttgtggctTCTGTGGTCCGTGTTGCAGCTGCTCTGCTCAGCCTTCGTATCACAGTGTTTTGGGGACTTTTCCCGCTTGAGGTTGACTAGAGGGGCTGGCCTCTTGCTGTCTCTTGAACCACTGTCCCCGGTTTCCCTCCAGACGAGTGACAGGCTGCCCTTAGCTGTATTTGTGGGTCCAGTAACTGCAAAGTTTCAAGTCCACCTTGGCCTTTAGGATTCATAAGTGTTTGACGtcctaggagttttgtggttttcctAACAAAATAACGAAGTTTCAGAGTCAAGGTTCACCTGACAGCGAGTGAGAACTGCCCATTTACCCATCTGTTGGCCCCGTTCCATGGGGCTCTTAGCCACGCGTTTGGGTGGTTTGGGTGCTCAGAGCGAGACAGCAGCGAAGAGACCTCATCGGCCCACCCCAACATACTCACcttatagttgaggaaacaggCCAGGGAGGATTGGGGtcacagctgtgtgtgtgtgtgtgtgtatcatgtgTGTATCTCCACTAGACCAAAAGCACCCCAGTCTGCTGGGTCACCCACTAAGCTGGAGTAGACAGAACAAGACAGGCCACTTAGGGACTTAACTGCTGAGTTGGTGACAGCATTCACAGGTGTTTATCAAGATAAatagggtggggcttccctggtggtgcagtggttaagaatccacctgccagtacaggggacacgggtttgagccctggtccaggaagatcccacatgccgcagagcagctaaacccgtgcgccacaactactgagcctgtgttctgcagctcacgagccacaactactgagcccacgtggcacaactactgaagcccgtgggcctagagcctgtgctccacaagagaagccaccacagtgagaggaactcactgcaacgaagagtagcccccacgcgccgcaactagagaaagcccgtgtgcagcaacgaagacccaatgcagctaaaaataaaattaaataa
This region of Balaenoptera acutorostrata chromosome 19, mBalAcu1.1, whole genome shotgun sequence genomic DNA includes:
- the LOC130705781 gene encoding c-Myc-binding protein-like is translated as MAHYKAADSKREQFRRYLEKSRVLDTLTKVLVALYEEPEKPNSALDFLKHHLGAATPENPEIELLCLELAEMKEKYEAIVEENKKLKTNLAQYEPPQEEKRAE